A genomic window from Fusarium falciforme chromosome 2, complete sequence includes:
- a CDS encoding M20-dimer domain-containing protein: MLSLPSRTSKGALEGIYTWCQKCGAGCIAPVGEKFRDHLGERSIYCTKECWWQHGQERGFTPYGGYANPIICEPPPDHDTIMPIFTPRLWPTMYSPPVTMTRRASVLLPELPVPPPQGPVPTPRYRNLNRPHPKDILWPAPEMPEGGSGYGYPNVNWLHYMPDTEVYGYLIDSFRLRMQDIKGRPTTRLDIFYQDWNKDMAGFKHYLDLAEETPGLLPIEWKSKRDACESLCKFEPYYDLSNLDALDKPSIIMHHDDDRRCIRKLRELAQAVFGRLSAAKMHQSNLLSSPINGIHIYTPRHQNGFRIGPNGVTPELRLRPCRNVFPLLATSCPPTSLFYISERQSYSFTSINPPEWCATMVMKSLTALATVAGASAFVLTPIGANVQKPLGGGFQCDLPPVLNPTRDGLPSADSLFSSHDALLRQVKRHQAVVRVPSICYDDLGDFDKDERWAPFYDLHDVLAKTYPAIHKHAKLEKVNRFGLVYTLVGSDSTLKPYLLAAHQDVVPVPDPSTWTHPPFDAYFDGEWLWGRGSSDDKNSLTALLSAIETLLTETDWKPKRTLLLAFGFDEECSGYRGAGKIGDFLTERYGDDSIALILDEGGSGIQLIVNTLYVLPAVMEKGHVDIWAELHTKGGHSSIPQPHTGIGIAAEIISALEANPYEPRVLEDSPVYNHLVCTARYSPDAEPKLNDLLKRGDLDKLTSELISVNPTARFLIQTTQAVDIIQGGQKINALPELVTLGVNYRIAPQDSIAKVQHRFIENISSVVKKYNLSVEAYADDKEYQALFGNNAAPVGDYDGRLVVKAAEKFDITPVSPTSGPVWDIFSGTIQHTFAFDGGRVVPVGEVMTGNTDTRHYLNLSPHIYRWTPSRQRGSENIHTVDERVRMDSHLDIVKFYYDLIRNLDAAEL; the protein is encoded by the exons CTGCCGAGCCGGACCAGCAAAGGAGCCCTCGAAGGCATCTACACCTGGTGCCAAAAATGCGGTGCTGGCTGCATCGCTCCAGTCGGAGAGAAGTTTAGAGACCATCTCGGCGAGCGCAGTATCTACTGTACCAAAGAGTGCTGGTGGCAACACGGCCAGGAGCGAGGGTTCACGCCCTACGGCGGTTATGCAAATCCCATCATCTGCGAACCACCTCCTGATCACGACACTATTATGCCCATCTTCACCCCGAGACTCTGGCCTACTATGTACAGTCCTCCCGTTACCATGACGCGTCGGGCCTCCGTCCTGTTGCCAGAGCTTCCTGTCCCACCCCCTCAAGGCCCAGTCCCAACGCCTCGCTACAGGAACTTAAACCGTCCTCATCCAAAAGACATCTTGTGGCCTGCGCCCGAGATGCCTGAAGGTGGCTCTGGATACGGCTATCCCAACGTCAACTGGCTTCATTACATGCCCGACACAGAGGTCTACGGCTACCTGATCGACTCGTTCCGCCTTCGCATGCAGGATATCAAGGGCCGACCGACAACTCGCCTCGACATTTTCTACCAGGATTGGAACAAGGACATGGCCGGCTTCAAGCACTATCTCGACCTGGCTGAGGAGACTCCGGGCCTTTTGCCCATCGAGTGGAAGTCCAAGAGGGATGCGTGCGAGAGTCTCTGCAAGTTTGAGCCGTATTACGACCTCTCCAATCTGGACGCTCTGGACAAGCCATCTATCATTATGCACCACGACGACGACCGCAGGTGCATTCGCAAGCTTCGAGAGCTGGCGCAGGCCGTGTTTGG TCGACTATCAGCAGCCAAGATGCACCAATCAAACCTCTTGTCCTCGCCTATCAACGGCATCCACATCTACACCCCGAGACATCAAAACGGATTCCGTATCGGGCCAAACGGTGTCACTCCCgagctccggctccggccATGTCGCAATGTATTCCCACTATTGGCAACGAGCTGTCCCCCCACCAGCCTCTTCTATATCTCCGAGAGACAATCATACTCCTTCACTTCAATCAACCCTCCAGAGTGGTGCGCAACCATGGTAATGAAATCGCTTACCGCGTTGGCGACCGTCGCCGGCGCCTCAGCCTTTGTCCTGACTCCAATTGGCGCCAATGTCCAGAAGCCCTTGGGAGGCGGCTTTCAGTGTGATCTCCCTCCCGTGCTTAACCCCACCCGCGACGGACTTCCCTCGGCCGATAGTCTGTTTTCGTCTCACGATGCTCTGCTGAGGCAGGTCAAGAGGCACCAGGCCGTTGTGCGGGTTCCGTCAATCTGCTACGATGACCTGGGTGACTTTGACAAAGATGAGCGGTGGGCGCCGTTTTACGACTTGCATGATGTGCTGGCAAAGACGTATCCAGCAAT CCACAAGCACGCCAAGCTTGAAAAGGTCAACAGATTCGGCCTGGTGTACACACTCGTTGGGAGCGACTCGACTCTGAAGCCATACCTTCTCGCAGCTCATCAAGACGTTGTTCCCGTTCCTGACCCATCAACATGGACTCACCCACCCTTCGATGCCTACTTTGACGGCGAATGGCTCTGGGGCCGTGGTTCATCCGATGACAAGAACAGCCTGACTGCTCTTCTCTCGGCAATCGAGACTCTCCTCACAGAGACCGACTGGAAACCAAAGCGCACTCTGCTTCTGGCCTTTGGTTTTGACGAAGAGTGCTCCGGGTACCGCGGTGCCGGCAAGATCGGTGACTTCCTCACAGAACGATATGGAGACGACAGCATCGCCCTGATCCTCGACGAGGGTGGCTCAGGAATCCAGCTCATTGTCAACACACTCTATGTTCTCCCCGCAGTAATGGAAAAGGGCCACGTCGATATCTGGGCAGAGCTACACACCAAAGGCGGCCACAGTTCCATCCCCCAGCCACACACGGGCATCGGCATCGCCGCAGAGATCATCTCAGCACTTGAAGCTAACCCATACGAGCCGAGGGTTCTCGAGGACAGTCCAGTGTACAACCACCTTGTTTGTACAGCCAGGTACTCGCCCGATGCCGAGCCCAAGCTCAATGACCTGCTTAAGAGGGGcgacctcgacaagctcACTTCGGAGCTGATTAGCGTGAACCCCACGGCTCGGTTCCTCATTCAGACGACGCAGGCGGTCGACATCATCCAGGGTGGGCAAAAGATCAACGCCCTCCCCGAACTTGTCACTCTTGGGGTAAACTACCGAATCGCCCCCCAGGACAGCATCGCCAAGGTGCAGCACCGCTTCATCGAAAACATCTCTTCCGTGGTGAAAAAGTACAACCTTAGCGTGGAGGCGTACGCAGACGACAAAGAGTACCAGGCTCTCTTTGGCAACAACGCCGCACCAGTTGGAGACTATGACGGCCGTCTCGTTGTAAAAGCAGCAGAAAAGTTTGACATCACCCCCGTGTCACCTACAAGCGGGCCAGTCTGGGACATCTTTTCCGGAACGATCCAGCATACCTTTGCTTTTGACGGCGGGCGAGTAGTCCCCGTTGGAGAGGTAATGACGGGCAACACCGACACAAGACATTACCTGA ACCTTTCGCCACACATTTACCGTTGGACGCCATCCAGACAACGTGGTTCGGAAAACATCCACACGGTGGACgagagggtgaggatggACTCGCATCTGGACATTGTCAAGTTTTACTATGATCTGATCCGCAACCTGGACGCGGCGGAGCTGTAG
- a CDS encoding PIPK domain-containing protein, translated as MKIRSSRISTSIAKAICRRHSTTKSNIIRVILAFFRLFKLLLSRFRPVDFLALRKEVWKLDEDEYIASFQEQQDEPRTQRKKGKDPPAQLVPIGDLGYSGSTFFSTPNGKYLVKSLPRRFEHAFFARELLDPYIGHMKHQPHSLLVRITDLVHAPHASLGGMLGVAPTHHIVMENLLFGRPQGQEGDGWETYDLKPNDYFFPERDIADGALVPDSVIERLVDEFPGKVRVTREAKEELTSLLFADSALLASHNAVDYSLFLVRYPCGTNVPTVSSDAGAWRKGVNDVEGKWTYRCVVLDFFWAKHTLRARTLTKVVKMFNKVAHKGPMSITADPAEYRERFMKMVDEMVVVE; from the coding sequence ATGAAGATTCGCTCCTCTCGCATCTCGACCTCGATAGCCAAGGCGATATGTCGTCGTCACAGCACAACAAAGTCAAACATCATCCGCGTCATCCTCGCCTTTTTCCGCCTCTTCAAGCTTCTACTCTCGCGTTTCCGACCTGTTGATTTTCTCGCGCTGCGGAAGGAGGTTTGGAagcttgatgaagatgagtATATTGCTTCGTTCCAGGAGCAGCAGGATGAGCCGAGGacacagaggaagaagggaaaggatCCCCCTGCGCAGCTTGTGCCCATCGGCGATCTTGGATACAGTGGTTCGACTTTCTTCTCGACGCCTAATGGCAAGTATCTCGTCAAGTCGCTTCCTCGACGTTTCGAGCATGCCTTTTTCGCGAGGGAGTTGCTGGATCCTTATATCGGACACATGAAGCACCAACCTCACAGCCTGCTCGTCCGGATAACGGACCTTGTGCATGCACCTCATGCATCCCTGGGTGGCATGCTAGGTGTTGCACCCACGCACCACATCGTCATGGAGAACCTGCTCTTTGGCAGACCCCAGGGCCAGGAAGGCGACGGCTGGGAGACCTACGATCTCAAGCCAAACGACTACTTCTTCCCGGAGCGTGATATCGCCGACGGAGCCTTGGTTCCCGATAGTGTCATTGAGCGTCTTGTCGACGAGTTCCCGGGAAAGGTACGCGTCACCCgcgaagccaaagaagaactCACCTCCCTCCTCTTCGCCGACTCAGCCCTCCTCGCATCCCACAACGCCGTCGACTACTCCCTCTTCCTAGTACGCTACCCCTGCGGAACCAATGTCCCAACCGTATCTTCCGATGCAGGTGCATGGCGAAAGGGCGTAAACGATGTTGAGGGCAAGTGGACGTACCGATGCGTGGTTCTCGATTTTTTCTGGGCAAAGCATACTCTGCGCGCGAGGACGCTGACAAAGGTGGTAAAGATGTTCAACAAAGTGGCTCACAAGGGGCCTATGAGCATCACGGCGGATCCGGCAGAGTATAGGGAGAGATTCATGAAGATGGTGGACGAGATGGTCGTTGTGGAGTGA
- a CDS encoding Presequence translocated-associated motor subunit PAM17: MASSPLKTFVLRRPVTGVICSSPKAPFSTFPAAGGPVSCLARSPLRKQCLPAVVSVPKAFSRAASSGKPDLASAAQQSLNATPGQNNAHDFAQDPHHALDWNSFFKLRLKRRRYQLLFSITNGMFCGGAGAVVLSTGVAEPIITQIPLDPFMTLGIMTFAFSGLGWLIGPSIGNQVFYALNRKWKKQMTQKEAEFFERIKKHRVDPTNSSAANPVPDFYGEKIQSVAGYRQWLKDQKAFNKKKTANFV; this comes from the exons ATGGCCTCCTCCCCGCTCAAGACGTTCGTCTTGCGACGACCCGTCACCGGCGTCATCTGCTCTTCGCCGAAAGCTCCCTTCTCGACCTTTCCCGCCGCCGGCGGTCCCGTCTCGTGCCTCGCCCGCTCGCCGCTCCGAAAGCAATGCCTCCCCGCCGTCGTCTCCGTCCCCAAGGCCTTTTCCCGCGCCGCCAGCTCGGGTAAGCCCGATCTAGCCTCGGCCGCGCAGCAGTCCCTCAACGCCACGCCGGGACAGAACAACGCCCACGACTTTGCGCAGGATCCCCATCACGCCCTCGACTGGAACAGCTTCTTCAAGCTCCGTCTCAAGCGCCGCCGGTACCAGctcctcttctccatcaccaacggcATGTTCTGCGGCGGCGCCGGCGCCGTGGTCCTCTCTACGGGCGTCGCCGAACCCATCATCACCCAGATCCCCCTCGACCCCTTCATGACGCTGGGCATCATGACGTTCGCCTTTTCTGGTCTTGGTTGGTTGATTGGCCCCAGCATCGGCAACCAGGTCTTCTACGCCTTGAACCGCAAGTGGAAGAAGCAGATGACgcagaaggaggccgagttcTTTGAGCGCATCAAGAAGCACCGGGTTGACCCCACCAACTCGAGCGCCGCCAACCCTG TTCCCGACTTTTACGGCGAAAAGATTCAGAGCGTGGCTGGCTACCGACAATGGCTAAAAGATCAGAAGGCtttcaacaagaagaagactgcCAACTTTGTgtaa
- a CDS encoding Adenylyltransferase and sulfurtransferase uba4: MDKIDQLRKEIAKKEVELADLRSQLAAAEAEERESKQAWKWPLDTHEYERYSRQMIVPKFGLEGQLRLRKAKVLLVGAGGLGCPAAAYLAGSGIGAIGLVDGDEVEVSNLHRQIAHSTSRVGMSKVESAITYLKELNPTITYHAHKTHLTPQNAQDIVSKYDLVLDCTDHPTSRYLISDICVLLSKPLISASAFQASGQLIVLNNPSGQGPCYRCVFPTPPPPESVVGCGEGGIIGPVVGVMGVLQALEAIKLIARGDLETQEREPKTPMLLLFSALADTPFRSVRMRGRRKMCFACGDENALTLNELKTSMDYVQFCGVMKPVELLQPQERISAKEYQEVARAEKKKHLLLDVREKEHFDLCNIAGSVNIPISRFMNARGETTPEGLPSDLPPSAPIYIVCRVGNDSQIAAKKLKDLGLGNNGERFIGDIQGGMRSWKANVDPSVPFI; the protein is encoded by the exons ATGGATAAGATAGATCAGCTTCGAAAGGAGATTGCCAAGAAAGAGGTTGAGCTCGCTGACCTTCGGTCACAGCTTGcagccgccgaggccgaggagagggagagcaagCAAGCTTGGAAGTGGCCGCTTGATACGCACGAGTATGAGAGGTATAGCAGACAGATGATTGTTCCCAAGTTTGGCCTCGAGG GCcagttgaggttgagaaaAGCCAAGGTGCTCCTCGTTGGTGCAGGAGGTCTAGGTTGCCCAGCTGCGGCCTATCTTGCGGGTTCAGGAATCGGCGCCATTGGGCTGGTTGACGGTGATGAAGTTGAGGTATCGAACCTCCATCGCCAGATAGCGCATTCGACGAGTCGTGTCGGCATGAGCAAGGTGGAGAGTGCAATCACCTATCTGAAAGA ACTCAACCCCACTATCACGTATCATGCCCACAAGACTCACCTCACGCCGCAAAATGCCCAAGACATCGTTTCAAAGTACGACTTAGTCCTTGACTGTACGGACCATCCTACATCACGATATCTCATCTCCGATATCTGTGTCCTGCTATCGAAGCCCCTCATCTCAGCATCTGCGTTTCAAGCATCGGGGCAGCTCATCGTTCTCAACAACCCTTCCGGTCAAGGACCATGCTACCGCTGCGTATTTCCCACCCCGCCACCACCAGAGAGCGTCGTCGGCTGTGGTGAGGGTGGTATCATTGGGCCTGTCGTCGGCGTCATGGGTGTCTTGCAGGCTCTGGAGGCTATCAAGCTGATCGCTCGGGGGGATCTTGAGACCCAGGAAAGGGAGCCCAAGACCCCAATGCTGCTGCTCTTTAGTGCCTTGGCAGATACCCCCTTTCGGTCTGTCAGAATGAGAGGTCGAAGAAAGATGTGCTTTGCATGTGGGGATGAGAATGCGTTGACGTTGAATGAGTTGAAGACGTCGATGGACTATGTACAATTTTGTGGTGTGATGAAGCCCGTCgagcttcttcaacctcaagaGAGAATATCCGCAAAAGAGTACCAAGAGGTTGCCAgggcagagaagaagaagcacttGCTACTGGATGTCCGAGAAAAAGAGCACTTTGATCTCTGCAACATTGCAGGGTCGGTTAACATTCCTATCAGTCGATTCATGAACGCTCGTGGCGAGACAACACCGGAGGGTTTGCCAAGCGACCTGCCACCGTCCGCACCCATCTATATCGTCTGCCGAGTTGGCAATGATTCGCAGATtgccgccaagaagctcaaggacctGGGCCTGGGGAACAATGGGGAGCGCTTCATCGGTGACATTCAAGGAGGCATGAGATCCTGGAAAGCCAACGTCGACCCAAGCGTACCATTCATATAG
- a CDS encoding Ribosome biogenesis protein SLX9, whose protein sequence is MAPQPPGLKKPSARTLRHQRVTGQIHPLAPSKTFRDDAAVSDSFLSTKRDKRLIKHSSFVSRIASSSRVSKANKRRRPSKKLAATLDSLADALPELDEDAGQPGKVKHKSLRSKKGALKKKEMVVKGEMERFGVSMARLTGTPQENAVPAGVQHDDDDDDEDMNDKAKAAEAKPAASAPTANRWAALRGYISATMEQNPAFTGNS, encoded by the exons ATG GCTCCCCAACCACCCGGCCTCAAGAAGCCCTCGGCTCGAACCCTCCGCCACCAGCGCGTGACGGGCCAAATCCACCCCCTCGCCCCGTCAAAGACATTCCGTGACGACGCCGCAGTCTCAGACTCGTTCCTCTCCACCAAGCGCGACAAGCGTCTCATCAAGCATTCCTCCTTCGTCTCCCGCATCGCCTCCTCATCGCGCGTCTCCAAGGCGAACAAGCGCCGCAGACCGTCAAAGAAGCTCGCAGCCACCCTCGACAGCCTCGCCGACGCCCTGCCCGAACTCGACGAGGATGCTGGACAGCCTGGAAAGGTCAAGCACAAGAGTTTGAGGAGCAAGAAGGGTgcgctcaagaagaaggagatggtGGTCAAGGGCGAGATGGAGAGGTTTGGTGTTAGTATGGCGAGGTTGACTGGCACGCCTCAGGAGAATGCAGTACCTGCTGGAGTGCAgcacgatgatgatgacgatgatgaagatatgaatgacaaggccaaggcggcgGAGGCCAAGCCTGCTGCCTCTGCACCGACTGCGAACCGATGGGCCGCTCTACGGGGGTACATCTCGGCGACGATGGAGCAGAACCCGGCCTTCACAGGGAACAGCTAG
- a CDS encoding ULP-PROTEASE domain-containing protein, with protein MASDEAGTPSRLRSWLSFRRRRSRPGSSGSIDTSSSTLTANSEHEITPATSNSSANTSPSISPQTKDSKMPFRQRMARHFGDSLAPEKPYLSYYDVLLTAEDIKSLKHDWLTDNNIAFWEEYLERETLPRYPQARIVLLRPSMTFLLMKEPDLRLVRSALPDFSKVTHIFLPINDNRNVGVAEGGSHWSLLLVSTLDGVAFHYDSLGGANYAEANLATRKLATVLQRPLRFINLEDCPQQENGSDCGVFVCLLMRHLLVKRLLCANAREKVSMSMGGKMVDSYGGRKEMLRIIENLRKEGERRRSRSASPFTNNKTPPRIE; from the exons ATGGCTTCGGATGAAGCGGGGACGCCAAG CCGTCTTCGCTCTTGGCTCTCTTTCCGCCGGCGCCGATCACGACCAGGCAGCTCCGGGTCTATCGATACCTCGAGCTCTACGTTAACCGCCAACTCGGAACACGAGATCACCCCGGCGACTTCGAATTCTTCTGCCAACACCTCTCCCTCAATATCTCCTCAGACGAAAGACTCCAAGATGCCTTTTCGCCAGAGGATGGCCCGCCACTTTGGCGATTCT CTTGCGCCCGAAAAGccatatcttagctattacgATGTTCTCCTTACGGCCGAAGATATCAAGTCTCTGAAGCATGACTGGTTGACCGACAACAACATCGCCTTCTGGGAGGAGTACCTCGAGCGCGAAACACTTCCTCGGTATCCCCAAGCACGCATTGTCCTCCTCCGCCCTAGTATGACGTTCCTCCTCATGAAGGAGCCTGACTTGCGCTTGGTCCGATCCGCCCTCCCCGATTTCTCCAAGGTCACACACATTTTCCTGCCCATCAACGACAACCGTAATGTGGGTGTCGCTGAGGGTGGTAGCCACTGGTCACTACTCCTCGTCTCGACTCTTGATGGTGTGGCCTTCCATTACGACTCTCTTGGCGGTGCCAACTATGCCGAGGCTAACCTTGCTACGCGCAAGCTTGCCACGGTGCTGCAGCGACCTCTGCGATTCATCAACCTCGAAGATTGCCCTCAGCAGGAGAACGGAAGCGACTGCGGTGTCTTTGTTTGCCTATTGATGCGACATCTCCTAGTCAAGCGCCTTCTCTGCGCTAATGCCCGCGAGAAGGTGTCCATGAGCATGGGCGGAAAAATGGTCGATAGTTACGGCGGCCGCAAGGAGATGCTTCGCATCATTGAGAACCTTCGCAAGGAGGGTGAACGCAGGCGATC GAGAAGCGCCAGCCCGTTCACGAACAACAAGACGCCTCCGCGGATCGAATAG
- a CDS encoding Gamma-glutamylcyclotransferase — protein MSEHEQQPGLTSAVSDAGTKTCALASLCKVSVAQRPAPEPTLAPKYPSVSSIPRTSAERLALAAEDVVDDPDHPKPNTFLYLAYGSNMCAQTFLGMRGIRPLSQVNVSVPTLELKFDLPGIPYREPCFANVGYRKMPDKPKLPPKIPFDPPQPPHSESKWDEGLLGVVYEVTEEDYKTIIRTEGGGTGYKQIMVPCLPLPPRISIPEKPFPEIPKPFLAKTLFAPQIPDSDLPDDPRKKKWWYRFLIHPVREPGYAQPSARYLNLIRDGAKEHELPEGYQRWLNAMPTYTITNWRQRIGAAVYLVISLVFFAIMVLSGPLADKDGKLPRWLALATTVFFNLSWMMYDDILKPVLGDGERTEETEQRWGHKKKPSWSQVRQRIPHLDEEKVGLLKEFD, from the coding sequence ATGTCGGAGCACGAACAGCAGCCTGGTCTCACCAGCGCAGTCAGCGATGCGGGCACCAAGACCTGCGCCCTCGCCAGCTTGTGCAAGGTCAGCGTTGCGCAACGGCCCGCGCCCGAGCCAACGCTCGCGCCAAAGTATCCTTCTGTTTCGTCGATACCTCGCACCTCCGCGGAACGTCTAGCGCTGGCCGCCGAAGATGTCGTCGATGACCCCGACCACCCAAAGCCCAACACCTTTCTCTACCTCGCCTACGGATCCAACATGTGTGCGCAAACCTTTCTCGGCATGCGAGGTATCCGTCCTCTATCGCAGGTGAACGTCTCAGTACCTACGTTGGAGCTCAAGTTCGACCTCCCAGGAATTCCTTATCGCGAGCCATGTTTCGCGAATGTTGGATACAGGAAGATGCCCGATAAGCCGAAGCTGCCTCCCAAGATCCCATTTGATCCCCCGCAGCCTCCCCATTCAGAGTCCAAATGGGATGAGGGTCTCCTGGGTGTGGTGTATGAGGTCACAGAAGAAGACTACAAGACCATCATCCGCACCGAGGGTGGTGGAACAGGCTACAAGCAGATCATGGTGCCAtgccttcctcttcctcccaggATTTCTATTCCAGAGAAGCCTTTCCCTGAAATCCCAAAGCCATTCCTGGCCAAGACGCTCTTTGCGCCCCAGATCCCCGATTCTGATCTGCCCGATGATCCTCGCAAGAAGAAGTGGTGGTATCGCTTCCTGATCCATCCTGTTCGAGAGCCCGGCTATGCGCAACCAAGTGCTCGTTACCTGAACCTGATCCGGGATGGTGCTAAGGAGCATGAGCTTCCTGAAGGCTACCAGCGCTGGCTCAATGCCATGCCGACCTATACCATCACCAACTGGAGGCAACGCATCGGCGCCGCTGTGTACTTGGTTATCAGCCTAGTCTTCTTCGCAATCATGGTCCTATCCGGTCCTCTGGCGGATAAAGATGGGAAACTGCCTCGGTGGCTGGCCCTTGCTACCACCGTCTTTTTCAACTTGAGTTGGATGATGTATGATGACATTTTGAAACCGGTCTTGGGAGATGGTGAGAGAACTGAAGAGACAGAGCAGCGCTGGGGAcacaagaagaagccttCATGGTCCCAAGTTCGGCAACGAATCCCGCATTTGGATGAGGAAAAGGTGGGATTACTGAAAGAATTTGACTAA